From the Homo sapiens chromosome 1, GRCh38.p14 Primary Assembly genome, one window contains:
- the ADAR gene encoding double-stranded RNA-specific adenosine deaminase isoform d (isoform d is encoded by transcript variant 7), translating into MAEIKEKICDYLFNVSDSSALNLAKNIGLTKARDINAVLIDMERQGDVYRQGTTPPIWHLTDKKRERMQIKRNTNSVPETAPAAIPETKRNAEFLTCNIPTSNASNNMVTTEKVENGQEPVIKLENRQEARPEPARLKPPVHYNGPSKAGYVDFENGQWATDDIPDDLNSIRAAPGEFRAIMEMPSFYSHGLPRCSPYKKLTECQLKNPISGLLEYAQFASQTCEFNMIEQSGPPHEPRFKFQVVINGREFPPAEAGSKKVAKQDAAMKAMTILLEEAKAKDSGKSEESSHYSTEKESEKTAESQTPTPSATSFFSGKSPVTTLLECMHKLGNSCEFRLLSKEGPAHEPKFQYCVAVGAQTFPSVSAPSKKVAKQMAAEEAMKALHGEATNSMASDNQPEGMISESLDNLESMMPNKVRKIGELVRYLNTNPVGGLLEYARSHGFAAEFKLVDQSGPPHEPKFVYQAKVGGRWFPAVCAHSKKQGKQEAADAALRVLIGENEKAERMGFTEVTPVTGASLRRTMLLLSRSPEAQPKTLPLTGSTFHDQIAMLSHRCFNTLTNSFQPSLLGRKILAAIIMKKDSEDMGVVVSLGTGNRCVKGDSLSLKGETVNDCHAEIISRRGFIRFLYSELMKYNSQTAKDSIFEPAKGGEKLQIKKTVSFHLYISTAPCGDGALFDKSCSDRAMESTESRHYPVFENPKQGKLRTKVENGEGTIPVESSDIVPTWDGIRLGERLRTMSCSDKILRWNVLGLQGALLTHFLQPIYLKSVTLGYLFSQGHLTRAICCRVTRDGSAFEDGLRHPFIVNHPKVGRVSIYDSKRQSGKTKETSVNWCLADGYDLEILDGTRGTVDGPRNELSRVSKKNIFLLFKKLCSFRYRRDLLRLSYGEAKKAARDYETAKNYFKKGLKDMGYGNWISKPQEEKNFYLCPV; encoded by the exons GCTAATTGACATGGAAAGGCAGGGGGATGTCTATAGACAAGGGACAACCCCTCCCATATGGCATTTGACAGACAAGAAGCGAGAGAGGATGCAAATCAAGAGAAATACGAACAGTGTTCCTGAAACCGCTCCAGCTGCAATCCCTGAGACCAAAAGAAACGCAGAGTTCCTCACCTGTAATATACCCACATCAAATGCCTCAAATAACATGGTAACCACAGAAAAAGTGGAGAATGGGCAGGAACCTGTCATAAAGTTAGAAAACAGGCAAGAGGCCAGACCAGAACCAGCAAGACTGAAACCACCTGTTCATTACAATGGCCCCTCAAAAGCAGGGTATGTTGACTTTGAAAATGGCCAGTGGGCCACAGATGACATCCCAGATGACTTGAATAGTATCCGCGCAGCACCAGGTGAGTTTCGAGCCATCATGGAGATGCCCTCCTTCTACAGTCATGGCTTGCCACGGTGTTCACCCTACAAGAAACTGACAGAGTGCCAGCTGAAGAACCCCATCAGCGGGCTGTTAGAATATGCCCAGTTCGCTAGTCAAACCTGTGAGTTCAACATGATAGAGCAGAGTGGACCACCCCATGAACCTCG ATTTAAATTCCAGGTTGTCATCAATGGCCGAGAGTTTCCCCCAGCTGAAGCTGGAAGCAAGAAAGTGGCCAAGCAGGATGCAGCTATGAAAGCCATGACAATTCTGCTAGAGGAAGCCAAAGCCAAGGACAGTGGAAAATCAGAAGAATCATCCCACTATTCCACAGAGAAAGAATCAGAGAAG ACTGCAGAGTCCCAGACCCCCACCCCTTCAGCCACATCCTTCTTTTCTGGGAAGAGCCCCGTCACCACACTGCTTGAGTGTATGCACAAATTGGGGAACTCCTGCGAATTCCGTCTCCTGTCCAAAGAAGGCCCTGCCCATGAACCCAA GTTCCAATACTGTGTTGCAGTGGGAGCCCAAACTTTCCCCAGTGTGAGTGCTCCCAGCAAGAAAGTGGCAAAGCAGATGGCCGCAGAGGAAGCCATGAAGGCCCTGCATGGGGAGGCGACCAACTCCATGGCTTCTGATAACCAG CCTGAAGGTATGATCTCAGAGTCACTTGATAACTTGGAATCCATGATGCCCAACAAGGTCAGGAAGATTGGCGAGCTCGTGAGATACCTGAACACCAACCCTGTGGGTGGCCTTTTGGAGTACGCCCGCTCCCATGGCTTTGCTGCTGAATTCAAGTTGGTCGACCAGTCCGGACCTCCTCACGAGCCCAA GTTCGTTTACCAAGCAAAAGTTGGGGGTCGCTGGTTCCCAGCCGTCTGCGCACACAGCAAGAAGCAAGGCAAGCAGGAAGCAGCAGATGCGGCTCTCCGTGTCTTGATTGGGGAGAACGAGAAGGCAGAACGCATGGGTTTCACAGAGGTAACCCCAGTGACAGGGGCCAGTCTCAGAAGAACTATGCTCCTCCTCTCAAGGTCCCCAGAAGCACAGCCAAAGACA CTCCCTCTCACTGGCAGCACCTTCCATGACCAGATAGCCATGCTGAGCCACCGGTGCTTCAACACTCTGACTAACAGCTTCCAGCCCTCCTTGCTCGGCCGCAAGATTCTGGCCGCCATCATTATGAAAAAAGACTCTGAGGACATGGGTGTCGTCGTCAGCTTGGGAACAG GGAATCGCTGTGTGAAAGGAGATTCTCTCAGCCTAAAAGGAGAAACTGTCAATGACTGCCATGCAGAAATAATCTCCCGGAGAGGCTTCATCAG GTTTCTCTACAGTGAGTTAATGAAATACAACTCCCAGACTGCGAAGGATAGTATATTTGAACCTGCTAAGGGAGGAGAAAAGCTCCAAATAAAAAAGACTGTGTCATTCCATCTGTATATCAG CACTGCTCCGTGTGGAGATGGCGCCCTCTTTGACAAGTCCTGCAGCGACCGTGCTATGGAAAGCACAGAATCCCGCCACTACCCTGTCTTCGAGAATCCCAAACAAGGAAAGCTCCGCACCAAGGTGGAGAACG GAGAAGGCACAATCCCTGTGGAATCCAGTGACATTGTGCCTACGTGGGATGGCATTCGGCTCGGGGAGAGACTCCGTACCATGTCCTGTAGTGACAAAATCCTACGCTGGAACGTGCTGGGCCTGCAAGGGGCACTGTTGACCCACTTCCTGCAGCCCATTTATCTCAAATCTGTCACATTGG GTTACCTTTTCAGCCAAGGGCATCTGACCCGTGCTATTTGCTGTCGTGTGACAAGAGATGGGAGTGCATTTGAGGATGGACTACGACATCCCTTTATTGTCAACCACCCCAAG GTTGGCAGAGTCAGCATATATGATTCCAAAAGGCAATCCGGGAAGACTAAGGAGACAAGCGTCAACTGGTGTCTGGCTGATGGCTATGACCTGGAGATCCTGGACGGTACCAGAGGCACTGTGGATGG GCCACGGAATGAATTGTCCCGGGTCTccaaaaagaacatttttcttctatttaagaAGCTCTGCTCCTTCCGTTACCGCAGGGATCTACTGAGACTCTCCTATGGTGAGGCCAAGAAAGCTGCCCGTGACTACGAGACGGCCAAGAACTACTTCAAAAAAGGCCTGAAGGATATGGGCTATGGGAACTGGATTAGCAAACCCCAGGAGGAAAAGAACTTTTATCTCTGCCCAGTATAG
- the ADAR gene encoding double-stranded RNA-specific adenosine deaminase isoform X1 has translation MAEIKEKICDYLFNVSDSSALNLAKNIGLTKARDINAVLIDMERQGDVYRQGTTPPIWHLTDKKRERMQIKRNTNSVPETAPAAIPETKRNAEFLTCNIPTSNASNNMVTTEKVENGQEPVIKLENRQEARPEPARLKPPVHYNGPSKAGYVDFENGQWATDDIPDDLNSIRAAPGEFRAIMEMPSFYSHGLPRCSPYKKLTECQLKNPISGLLEYAQFASQTCEFNMIEQSGPPHEPRFKFQVVINGREFPPAEAGSKKVAKQDAAMKAMTILLEEAKAKDSGKSEESSHYSTEKESEKTAESQTPTPSATSFFSGKSPVTTLLECMHKLGNSCEFRLLSKEGPAHEPKFQYCVAVGAQTFPSVSAPSKKVAKQMAAEEAMKALHGEATNSMASDNQPEGMISESLDNLESMMPNKVRKIGELVRYLNTNPVGGLLEYARSHGFAAEFKLVDQSGPPHEPKFVYQAKVGGRWFPAVCAHSKKQGKQEAADAALRVLIGENEKAERMGFTELPLTGSTFHDQIAMLSHRCFNTLTNSFQPSLLGRKILAAIIMKKDSEDMGVVVSLGTGNRCVKGDSLSLKGETVNDCHAEIISRRGFIRFLYSELMKYNSQTAKDSIFEPAKGGEKLQIKKTVSFHLYISTAPCGDGALFDKSCSDRAMESTESRHYPVFENPKQGKLRTKVENGEGTIPVESSDIVPTWDGIRLGERLRTMSCSDKILRWNVLGLQGALLTHFLQPIYLKSVTLGYLFSQGHLTRAICCRVTRDGSAFEDGLRHPFIVNHPKVGRVSIYDSKRQSGKTKETSVNWCLADGYDLEILDGTRGTVDGPRNELSRVSKKNIFLLFKKLCSFRYRRDLLRLSYGEAKKAARDYETAKNYFKKGLKDMGYGNWISKPQEEKNFYLCPV, from the exons GCTAATTGACATGGAAAGGCAGGGGGATGTCTATAGACAAGGGACAACCCCTCCCATATGGCATTTGACAGACAAGAAGCGAGAGAGGATGCAAATCAAGAGAAATACGAACAGTGTTCCTGAAACCGCTCCAGCTGCAATCCCTGAGACCAAAAGAAACGCAGAGTTCCTCACCTGTAATATACCCACATCAAATGCCTCAAATAACATGGTAACCACAGAAAAAGTGGAGAATGGGCAGGAACCTGTCATAAAGTTAGAAAACAGGCAAGAGGCCAGACCAGAACCAGCAAGACTGAAACCACCTGTTCATTACAATGGCCCCTCAAAAGCAGGGTATGTTGACTTTGAAAATGGCCAGTGGGCCACAGATGACATCCCAGATGACTTGAATAGTATCCGCGCAGCACCAGGTGAGTTTCGAGCCATCATGGAGATGCCCTCCTTCTACAGTCATGGCTTGCCACGGTGTTCACCCTACAAGAAACTGACAGAGTGCCAGCTGAAGAACCCCATCAGCGGGCTGTTAGAATATGCCCAGTTCGCTAGTCAAACCTGTGAGTTCAACATGATAGAGCAGAGTGGACCACCCCATGAACCTCG ATTTAAATTCCAGGTTGTCATCAATGGCCGAGAGTTTCCCCCAGCTGAAGCTGGAAGCAAGAAAGTGGCCAAGCAGGATGCAGCTATGAAAGCCATGACAATTCTGCTAGAGGAAGCCAAAGCCAAGGACAGTGGAAAATCAGAAGAATCATCCCACTATTCCACAGAGAAAGAATCAGAGAAG ACTGCAGAGTCCCAGACCCCCACCCCTTCAGCCACATCCTTCTTTTCTGGGAAGAGCCCCGTCACCACACTGCTTGAGTGTATGCACAAATTGGGGAACTCCTGCGAATTCCGTCTCCTGTCCAAAGAAGGCCCTGCCCATGAACCCAA GTTCCAATACTGTGTTGCAGTGGGAGCCCAAACTTTCCCCAGTGTGAGTGCTCCCAGCAAGAAAGTGGCAAAGCAGATGGCCGCAGAGGAAGCCATGAAGGCCCTGCATGGGGAGGCGACCAACTCCATGGCTTCTGATAACCAG CCTGAAGGTATGATCTCAGAGTCACTTGATAACTTGGAATCCATGATGCCCAACAAGGTCAGGAAGATTGGCGAGCTCGTGAGATACCTGAACACCAACCCTGTGGGTGGCCTTTTGGAGTACGCCCGCTCCCATGGCTTTGCTGCTGAATTCAAGTTGGTCGACCAGTCCGGACCTCCTCACGAGCCCAA GTTCGTTTACCAAGCAAAAGTTGGGGGTCGCTGGTTCCCAGCCGTCTGCGCACACAGCAAGAAGCAAGGCAAGCAGGAAGCAGCAGATGCGGCTCTCCGTGTCTTGATTGGGGAGAACGAGAAGGCAGAACGCATGGGTTTCACAGAG CTCCCTCTCACTGGCAGCACCTTCCATGACCAGATAGCCATGCTGAGCCACCGGTGCTTCAACACTCTGACTAACAGCTTCCAGCCCTCCTTGCTCGGCCGCAAGATTCTGGCCGCCATCATTATGAAAAAAGACTCTGAGGACATGGGTGTCGTCGTCAGCTTGGGAACAG GGAATCGCTGTGTGAAAGGAGATTCTCTCAGCCTAAAAGGAGAAACTGTCAATGACTGCCATGCAGAAATAATCTCCCGGAGAGGCTTCATCAG GTTTCTCTACAGTGAGTTAATGAAATACAACTCCCAGACTGCGAAGGATAGTATATTTGAACCTGCTAAGGGAGGAGAAAAGCTCCAAATAAAAAAGACTGTGTCATTCCATCTGTATATCAG CACTGCTCCGTGTGGAGATGGCGCCCTCTTTGACAAGTCCTGCAGCGACCGTGCTATGGAAAGCACAGAATCCCGCCACTACCCTGTCTTCGAGAATCCCAAACAAGGAAAGCTCCGCACCAAGGTGGAGAACG GAGAAGGCACAATCCCTGTGGAATCCAGTGACATTGTGCCTACGTGGGATGGCATTCGGCTCGGGGAGAGACTCCGTACCATGTCCTGTAGTGACAAAATCCTACGCTGGAACGTGCTGGGCCTGCAAGGGGCACTGTTGACCCACTTCCTGCAGCCCATTTATCTCAAATCTGTCACATTGG GTTACCTTTTCAGCCAAGGGCATCTGACCCGTGCTATTTGCTGTCGTGTGACAAGAGATGGGAGTGCATTTGAGGATGGACTACGACATCCCTTTATTGTCAACCACCCCAAG GTTGGCAGAGTCAGCATATATGATTCCAAAAGGCAATCCGGGAAGACTAAGGAGACAAGCGTCAACTGGTGTCTGGCTGATGGCTATGACCTGGAGATCCTGGACGGTACCAGAGGCACTGTGGATGG GCCACGGAATGAATTGTCCCGGGTCTccaaaaagaacatttttcttctatttaagaAGCTCTGCTCCTTCCGTTACCGCAGGGATCTACTGAGACTCTCCTATGGTGAGGCCAAGAAAGCTGCCCGTGACTACGAGACGGCCAAGAACTACTTCAAAAAAGGCCTGAAGGATATGGGCTATGGGAACTGGATTAGCAAACCCCAGGAGGAAAAGAACTTTTATCTCTGCCCAGTATAG